The Zingiber officinale cultivar Zhangliang chromosome 2A, Zo_v1.1, whole genome shotgun sequence genomic sequence CGACATGGACATTGTCCCATTTAAACTTTCGGTATACTCTTTCGGTTATTGAGGTACCTCTTCGGATAATAGACACACTTTTCTTGATATTGTCTTTACCGACTTAATCTCGTCGCTCATTGAGTTATCCCTTCAGATATCGATACACCCCTGTGAGTATGTTTATTTATACGGATAAGAGTATTAAGGTTGAGGTGAAGGCAAGACCTTCTTTCCTTAAGACTATCTTGTCTCATCTAGCTTATGGTTTATCAACAATCGTCTCCCAATATACGACCTACGTTTCGAAATAGGAGCACTCTAAATTTCAAACTTTGATGAACTTTCAAAATCTTGGAACTCTtaaaagagaagaggaagagggagaggaagagggagaggaagagggaagaGAACTCAGAAGGAGATTTCACATGTTGAGTTGAGTTGAGTGGAAGGAATACGATTTTTTTATAGGGATGAAGAGTTACTCCCAAGGGGTAAGGATTTCTTCCAAAAGACGAAAAGACATGGGTGTGTATTTTCACTTGACACATTATCAATGgccatttattgatttatttaatcAATAACTTCGGAACATCCCCGTAGCAGCTCACACACTTTGGGAACATCCGGCAATAGCTCACACACTTTGGGAGCATCCCCATAACAACTCACACCTTGTGAATATCCTGAAGCAACTCACATACTTTGGGGACATCCCCGTAGCAACTCACATCGTGGGAACATCCTTGACCATGAACATCTCCGCGAAGCCATATCCCTCTGAACCAGACCTTCGACCATTCCTGACAACGGCGGCTGACAACCAAACTATCTAATCGCCATTGATAGCGGATATGACTCATGGCGGACACTGACATTGTCATCTTTGCTATCCGTCACAGTCACAAGCTGAGGTGGCATCTCTCTTGAATAGTCACATCCCCATTATAGAAAGGTAGGTGAAGGGGGAAGTTGGGTATGCTCTCTCTCATGTGTATACTCTCGTTTTCTTCTCGCTTCCTTTCTCAGTACAGGATAGACTTGAATGTCGGAGGAGTCATGTCAGTCATCAACCGCGTCTGCTAATCCATATTGAAGTGCAGACACTGAGGTAAGGCGAACTGGAAAGAGGAGGTGTTCTACTGATAAGAACCCATTCAGATTACAACAACATCATCAATTACCAATTGCATTGTGATTAATATTTGTATTGAAATTCAAACTCCTCCACAAACAACTGGTGAAAATACCGAAGAAAAATAAGTGAATAAAAAGAAATTTGGTTGATTCCATGCAATTCAATTCCAGAATTAATAAATGTAGGAATTCCATCTTTAGTAAGAAGGCAATCAAAAAATTTCAGTAACGAGTGCTTACCATATCATTCGAGAAACCCCGTCTGCCTAAAAACAGCATCCCGGACGCGCCGCAGATCTCTTCCTTTGAGCGTCCTCCCGGCTCCTTCCAGAACCGAGAAGGTTGTCTTGGGCGACCCCCTCCCACTGCTCCTGGCAACGATCTCGTGAGGCGGCAGCATCTCGTGATCATTCACGTTTCCGTCACCGACTCCACCATTTTCCTCCGTCTCGAATCGTCTCGATCTCCGAGGAATAACCGGCACATTGACCGGAAGTGAGTGAGTTTGTTGCGCTCTCCCTCTCGGCTTCGGCTTCTGAATCGAGGGGATCATCCGCGCAGCGGCCGCGGAAGCGGGCGACGGGGAATTGGAAGCCGAGGAGGACGCGGAAGAAATCGACGGTTTCCTCCGGATAAGATGAGGGCCAACGGCGACAACGGAGGAGGGGGAGTCACTCGCGTCATCCTCCGGGAGCGCGGCGAGGATTCCGAACGAGCGGTCTGGAGGGCGGCGGAGGGCGACCCTGGAGGAAGGGGAGAGGAGGGCATCGCCATCGCCGCTCGGCGATGCGGACGGAGGAGGGCCTTCTGCGGTGGAGGTCCACAAGACGTCGGATTCGTGGAGTTCCACGGCGGCGTCCGCGGCTTCGTGGGCGGGAGGAGACGGGAAGAAGACGCCAAGGAAACGGTTGGAGCCTGGGGATCGGTGGCGATGGAGGCTCTCCATGAACTCGGGAGCGTCGGTGGCGATCTGGGGGAAAGGAAAGGGATGGGAGGCAGTGCGTGATGAAGAAGGAGTTGTGTTTACTTAGGCGGAAgggatttattttttagttttagtAATCCAGTTTCTTCGAAACCACTAATTCGGAAGAAGACTATAAAAAGGATTTAGGCCATCTGGGATTAAATAtctgattaattatttaaaagaCCAATCTACTATGATTTACTTTTTAGAATTGAATTGTTCTCGAGAGCTATCCGACTCCTTTCCTTGATTatcttatgaatttagctagtAAAAACTAGCAAAATCAAATGCCTCCGCTCTTTCCTCTTTTGCTATAATCGATTTGCTTTTCTCTGTAGCTCCCAAGATTATGATACAACGATAAAATATTTAGATTGTTACTAAGCTATTCACTATAAatatttcttgatttataatgatgatcgatgaaaaattttcatggaaTAAAATTGATTATTCAAGATCGACATTATCTAACATGATTAATCATTATGAAATTTTCAACTCTCctatttttttatcctaattaCTAGATCACTATCACTAGTTCACCACTGTCCACTCCCTTGTTGTTATCTGCTATTTGTCCTTCGCCGTCACATTCAATCGCAATCTCCTACGATTAGTCACTACCAACAACAATTGAAATATAAGACATTTTAAAAACAAGTATTATGCTACGAAGATACTTTTTAGTCACAATGATTGTTATAATTCAACTACTAACTAGCTAGATcaaaagtaataaatttgcaCATGATTAAATGACTAATTATGGAAAAAATAATATACTTGATCTTGCATGCTTAGCTCAAAATGATTATGGTttgaaattttactcataatGAATAAAAGTACTAGACTTGCATAAAGTTTTGATATTTTACCCATCTTACCTTGCACATCCCATGCacatccaattttttttttcaatttgaatttttttactaATACTATAACTCAACCTTTAAACCATAAACGTAAAAGTTTATTGACATAAtcaaaaacttaaataaataaataaataaatcaacatTTTTGCGTATAGTGAGAATCGCCCATGGTGGTCGTTGATTGTGGGCATTCAGGATATTAAGTTACTATATATATAAAGATATGATATTCTTCACACTCTTAGTGAGTGACCATGGGTGACATCCAATGTGGGTGATCTAACTTGGCATTGTAGCAAATTTCATCTTTTTCCTATCTCATTTGCATGCAACAAAATAaaattctctcttctctctcctttGATTGCATGCAATAACTACTGTGatgatgatttttaaaaaatatcaccATTATGGTACTAGTTTTTTAAATACTAGTACCACAACTTAAATACATCAGTCATCATTATAGTGCTGTTTTTAAATACTAGTACTACAGTTTAAATACACCAGTCATCGCtgtggtgtttttttttttaaaaaaaactagcaCCACCTtatgttagtgtaagccctaagagccaatcaaaaGTTGATTGACTTTAGAcgtattgtatcatatttcattaataaaaagCAATGGTTATTATAGTTACTTCAGATTTGTActagatgaataagtataataatgtcctagagtagtaggttctagtctacaacatatAACTTTATTGAATTAATAGTGGGAgcttgtagatatatatagacactactcttaattattcctaatcaaacattaatatataaagataatattaatgcgttgagactagtatgtaggtcaattgataacttaatctcacaagtcatggatatgatatATCAAATTAACACATAcatatatattaaagaatatgtactgaattgactcGCTATGAGATGTTTCATAgattattatatgagtgtcataaatattctcattgTGATTATTTGTATGAATAGTCCTTgtacctgaagtcactacagttctctatataaggagttgtgtactttgatatcatcaaacgtcacctgtaacaagctggactataaagtcgatcactggatatgcaataagttatgtagagggatgtaaatgatgtagatgaaatctattctttccatatgacggaagtgatatctatgtgcatcttgattaagtaggacacaagaatccatagtcatgctcaaatgagtcaatatgagatattgagtttatttgattgagtgtgtcgaTTTAGGGATTGAGAAACACAAAGAGTAATAAGAGGATGATATGGTAGACACATAAAAGTTAAGTCGGAtatcgacattctcgtcacttgggtagtaatgatgcattgctagatgcactcattacttatgtatctaaaatattattttagagacattgccaacattatgagaatctattgggtcacacacacagaacatgttgatttggagatggatttatTTTAGTCTAATTAAAATATAATGAATCCTAAGATTATAGGGTTAAatgtaatccgaatttgactaATTGAGTTGACTCAAATAAATTTGGAttagatttattggattaatgtGTTAGACTCAttggcttattgggttaatggttaatccaatatattaACATCCAACACACTAAAGAGGATTAATGTCTATTTATAGAGATTAATGGAGTATTCATGAAAAGGAAGACCAAAAGGCATAAAccttttgtattcattggatgagtacAGAAGTCATTTGTACAAGTAACCTTTAAGTGAAGTAACATTTTTAGTAAAGTAATCTTTTGGTGAAGTAACCCTTTTGGAAAAGTAACTTTTATGAAGTAACTTTCtataggtgaagtaacctttttgggtGATCACCTTTTTAGTTTttgctcttctttctcttcttccttcacCAAAAACAATCTTATATAGTTGTTAGCACAACTAAGATTATTTTTTCTCCAAGTCATGAGTTCGTGAGATGGATGGAGAACGTATTTGTATGGATACCGTAAAGGCATGAACGTGTTGGTCGCGTTGCGATCTACATCCTAATCAAAGTTGTTATCGGGAGTATCAGTTCACGCAATAAAGGTAACTATTCTATCTAATAGAATAGGAAAAGGTAATATATGATATTCATAAAGATCTCTGGAGGGATCTCTTTTTCATTGCGTTATGTATTGCTTTATGTATAAGATCCCTACACCTTGGTACTATTTTCAAAAAAACACTTTGGTGCATTGGTGCTAATTTTTAAAATCCAACAATGATGCATAGAGAAAGCACCAATGTGGTGCtggtttttaaaaattagtaCCACAATGATGATTGATGTATTTAAGCTGTGgtgttagtttttaaaaattagtacCATGGTTTTTAAAAAAGAGCAACACAGCAGTGGTTAGTGTATTTAAGCcatggtgttgatttttaaaaattagcaccATAATGGTTATTGCATGCAATcaaatgaaagaaaaaaagataattttattttgttgcatACAGATGAGAGAGGAAAGAAATGAGATTTACTATAATGTCGTATTTTATTACATGCAGATGAGAGAGGAAAAAGATGAGATTTGTCACAATATCATGTCAGATAGCTCATGTTAGATGTCGTCCATAATCGCTCACTTAAGGATGTACAATATATTATAACTCAACTCCTATATtctaaaagtaaaattttattactataattgagagtttaaaaataaataataaataaataaaaagaatgaCCGAAACGCCTAGGATGATCCGAAGTGGCTCGACCTGTGAGAGGTGTTCAAACTGAGCACCACAGGGTGTGGAGGCTAACAACAACACAATTCATAGAATACATAATTTGCATGGTAAGCTATTGAACTTTTTAGTCGTATTGAATTTTATATCAAAATCCTAAAAcattagaattttacatatacttTCCAAATAAAATGTACCTAGTCATATGTATATATGAAATATCAAATTCTTTTatgggattttaaaattaaactattgAACATTTCAATGCCTATTGCACTAaaatagttaatttaattaattagtcaATTTAAAATGTCTAGTCAACATTTTGAGTTTGTAAATTTTATTGGTACAATCAATACCGATCAAGGTTGAGCAAACTCAAGTTGGCTCAAGTtagaatttcaatatttaatcaATATATTAGTTGGCCGAGTGAAACATCGaataggtcaaggctgaccaaaTACTTGATAGTCGATCAACTTGTTAAGTTAGTTGAGTGAATACTTAAGTAGGTTAAGGGTGATCGAATTTGTCAACGtatggaaagtctaagtgggtcactGTTGACTAAATATTTGGCAATCGAAAATCCAATAGGGAATTGACAcgagatgaaaagtccaagtgagtcatggttGATCGTACATTTTTTTATCGAAActtcaatagggagttggcaagagaaaagtctaagtatgttACGGAGGATTGAACATTTGACATAAGAAGCAAAGTACAAGTCGGTCAAGGATGATCGAACACTTAATGTAAGATGGATGAAGACCAAGTGAATCATATAGGACTAGACACTTGACATGTGGATGAAAGCCCCAACATGTTGGGAAGGATTGGATGGTAGGTAAGTATgaaaagtcctaataggtcataTAGGACCAAATTTTAGATGAGTACGGAAGTCTATACAGGTCAAGGAAGATCGAATATTTGACATAGGCAAAGGAAGTCCTCGCAAGTTAAGGGTAACTGAATGTTAGGcacatgaagtccagataggtcaaaatTTATTAAATGTTGGGCAATGAAAATCCTAATAAGTCAAGATGGACTTGATGTAAAAAAAGAAAGTCTTGGAAGGTTGAGGTCAACTAGATACATGACACGATGAGAAATCAACTTTGAAAAGACTGAGATAGGACTATCAGTTGATTGCTAGGCTGTAACAATCGACTAACAAACTGTAAATCCTGAATTTGGGCTAGGAGGTTCAGGCGAATAAAAATGGATTTGAGGTGCTCTAGGTGACAGTGTGCTCAGGTAAGTGCCTAGCTCGAATTGAGCTAATCAACTTCAAGGTACTTGGATGTGTGTGGGAGTCAGCATACAGGGACCCATTCAAACTCAAGGTGCTTGGGCAAGTGCCCAATAACCCACTTGGACTCGAGCTACTTGAGTTCGAGGTGTTTAGGCGTGTGAGAGTTGGTACACAAGAATCCATTCAGACTCGGGCTTTGATAGTCGACCGACTTAGGCTCGAGCTTCGACAATTGGCCAACTAAGGCTTAGGAGGTGGTCTTTGGTATAGTTGGCACTTAGGGATCCAACAGGACTCGGGATTTAGAGTCGAGACATGATAGTCGGTCGGAACCCACTCAGGTTCAGGAGTCGATGTTTGGTTGAGTTGGCCCTTGGGAACCCACCCGAGCTCGAGACTTAGAGTCAGGACACGATAGTTGGCCAGGACCCACTTGGGCTTAGGACATGATAGTCTATAGTGATCCACTCGGGATTGGGTTGGATTACACATACGATGCTACCAATCAATTACTAGGTGATAGcaatcaattgttaaattagtttGATCAAATAGAACATTCTCAAATCAATTGGCCAATTTAACTGATGGATAGCAATCAATTCATGTGTCTCAACAATTGATTACTGGTGGTCAAACTGTGTGGAAAGAGCCGTTTTGCAAGTGTCAACTGTCGTATTCTCTATGATAGTCTATTGGTGAATGCTAGCAATCGACTGGGAGGCAGAAATCAGTTTGAACAACAACCTTATAAAGGTTAGTTTCAAGGTGATTTGAAGATGCTAATTTTTTAGAGTTTAGAGACAAAGTGCTACTGAATTTTCTTCTATCAAAATGCAATCCAAATCAACAAAAGAACAAGCAAAGCAAAGTTTCACTTGTAAAGTTGTTTTCACTTTTATTtgtaattttgttttattttgtgttGTATTAATTTGTAATAACAAGTGTTGTAAGGTACTTCTCCACCTCCTAATGGTATTCGAGAAAGAGAAGATTTAGTAGTAGTTGATCACTAGGGCTATGCCTTAGAGTAGTCTCCTTAGGAGgcataaaccaagtaaatctttgtatTGTGCATATCGCATCGATTTGGTTTGAAGTTTTTCTCGTGAAAAATCAATTGACACTATCGAAGCTGCCACTATAGGGCATTCATACGGGGTTAGTAATGTATGCCCATTATAGGACATTCAAATGGGATAATGGGGTTATTTCATGACTCCACTAACATAAATGACTCTACTAACATAAGTGAATGTGTGAGAGAAATTCATAGTTCTTGTGTGAAGTATGTgtgagagaaaaagaaagaaaagggaagggAGTCTAAGAAAGAAGAGAGTTGCAGTCTCTATCTTGTTGAGAAGAACAAAAGAAAGCTATCGTTAAACATCACAAGGTT encodes the following:
- the LOC122040992 gene encoding uncharacterized protein LOC122040992, with translation MESLHRHRSPGSNRFLGVFFPSPPAHEAADAAVELHESDVLWTSTAEGPPPSASPSGDGDALLSPSSRVALRRPPDRSFGILAALPEDDASDSPSSVVAVGPHLIRRKPSISSASSSASNSPSPASAAAARMIPSIQKPKPRGRAQQTHSLPVNVPVIPRRSRRFETEENGGVGDGNVNDHEMLPPHEIVARSSGRGSPKTTFSVLEGAGRTLKGRDLRRVRDAVFRQTGFLE